From the genome of Lineus longissimus chromosome 8, tnLinLong1.2, whole genome shotgun sequence, one region includes:
- the LOC135492415 gene encoding uncharacterized protein LOC135492415 yields the protein MSGDIREQAASRHKHRRHPTHTKDDDLLGSVELDLSPRTELSPRTKRSPRDRSFSLDINVDELSPRSRPGGQRKTSSTDEEISPRPRTGGRQRQASTEAKDILIEKIVPAEAPSAGVTATFIKCKCQGKELRAMINTALPINLISKSAAAACGLQSRADARVKSVEVTFGEDRKVKLDLKVESDCSDLVLGVEFLKMNMSQLDFANSVLLIHGNTKIPFLTGRDIPPKYRSNTTPASSL from the exons ATGTCTGGAGACATCAGAGAACAGGCTGCCTCACGCCACAAACACCGACGGCACCCCACCCACACGAAAGATGATGACCTCCTCGGTAGTGTTGAGTTAGACCTTTCACCAAGGACAGAGCTCTCTCCTCGGACGAAAAGGAGCCCAAGAGATCGG TCATTCTCCCTGGACATTAATGTTGATGAGTTGAGCCCTAGATCCCGACCAGGAGGGCAGCGGAAGACGAGCTCGACTGATGAGGAAATTAGTCCAAGACCGCGTACAGGAGGACGACAGAGACAGGCTAGCACGGAGGCTAAGGACATCTTGATTGAAAAGATCGTCCCGGCAGAGGCCCCATCAGCGGGAGTGACAGCCACCTTTATAAAATGCAAG TGCCAGGGCAAAGAACTGAGAGCCATGATCAACACCGCCCTTCCCATCAATCTGATATCAAAATCGGCCGCAGCAGCGTGTGG CCTTCAAAGCCGAGCTGATGCCAGAGTGAAGAGTGTAGAAGTTACATTTGGAGAAGATAGGAAAGTAAAGCTCGACCTTAAAGTCGAAAGTGATTGCTCAGACCTCGTACTAGGAGTGGAGTTCCTCAAAATGAATATG AGTCAGTTGGATTTCGCCAACTCTGTCCTCCTCATTCATGGTAACACCAAGATTCCTTTCTTGACGGGTCGTGACATTCCTCCAAAATATCGCTCGAACACTACTCCAGCTTCTTCTCTTTAG